A region from the Hydra vulgaris chromosome 10, alternate assembly HydraT2T_AEP genome encodes:
- the LOC100211623 gene encoding cilia- and flagella-associated protein 53 isoform X1, translating into MTLLYAFTIVAISSVASGWSTLEKPAPNNKLNQEAAGVLEACSDAFESCYLFANECGKRSVKLQCPKTCGLCRAVYPMSCHASEYGCCWDSITLSGPNGDGCPVCEDKLSGCPKLKYKCFSDAVKQACPFTCNVKDCVFTSGHCEDDPQQAHFCELFKNSGFCQNDIPLMVKVCKKTCDLCAYVTNPDKANPAKKSEEDELIEKLQKQVEDAIAKKQSNFEPLFKENEPKIDTKANLQEFLEEKIRQEKLEQDKKDINTDLSKKSQEYKKNIQSESTNKEAENTIKQSDITEMHSENSNKKSEGIEKNRDNSNTPGSDKETDQFSIKIISVEDKRAEPQKKESKESREHNNNGLHNIIENSNVTVENLETEKEAEESLLELIKKEQKKNSESASEVLKRLNEVVDETKIRKFSRNDPLIIKNSETDTLLKMLEDLPLTNIKDVKKSAANENEEIINTLKEKMNSEKLERYQVAKMEEDAALLQLLEKDEATKKAAQDALNSITSM; encoded by the exons ATGACATTATTGTATGCTTTCACAATTGTTGCGATTTCATCAGTGGCAAGTGGATGGAGCACTCTGGAAAAACCTGCGCCTAACAATAAATTGAATCAAGAAGCAg cgGGAGTATTGGaag CCTGTTCCGATGCGTTTGAATCCTGTTATTTATTTGCAAACGAATGTGGGAAAAGAAGTGTGAAACTCCAGTGCCCAAAAACTTGTGGATTATGCC gTGCTGTTTATCCCATGTCCTGTCATGCAAGTGAATACGGATGTTGCTGGGATAGCATAACGCTATCAGGGCCCAACGGCGATGGCTGTCCAG TTTGTGAAGACAAGTTGAGTGGATGTCCCAAGTTAAAGTACAAATGCTTTAGTGATGCAGTAAAACAAGCCTGCCCTTTTACATGCAATGTAAAAGATTGCGTTTTTACATCTG gtcaTTGTGAAGATGATCCACAGCAAGCTCATTTTtgtgaattatttaaaaatagtggtTTTTGCCAAAATGACATACCCCTCATGGTAAAGGTGTGTAAAAAAACATGTGACCTGTGTGCTTATG TTACGAACCCTGATAAAGCAAATCCAGCGAAAAAATCTGAAGAAGATGAGCTAattgaaaaacttcaaaaacaagTTGAAGACGCTATagcaaaaaaacaatcaaacttTGAGCCTTTGTTTAAAGAAAACGAACCCAAGATTGACACCAAAGCTAACTTGCAAGAGTTTCTTGAAGAGAAAATTAGACAAGAAAAATTGGAGcaagataaaaaagatataaacacggacttatcaaaaaaatcacaagagtacaaaaaaaatattcaatctGAAAGCACCAATAAAGAAGCTGAAAATACCATCAAACAATCGGATATTACCGAGATGCATAGcgaaaatagcaacaaaaaatcAGAAGGTATCGAAAAAAATCGCGACAATTCTAACACACCGGGATCTGATAAAGAAACCGATCAGTTTTCGATTAAGATTATATCTGTAGAAGACAAAAGAGCTGAACCTCAGAAAAAGGAAAGCAAAGAATCTCGTGAACACAATAACAATGGTTTACACAACATTATAGAAAATTCAAACGTCACAGTAGAAAACTTAGAAACGGAAAAAGAAGCAGAAGAGTCTTTACTCGAATTGAtcaaaaaagaacaaaagaaaaattcagAGAGCGCATCAGAAGTATTAAAACGTCTAAATGAAGTTGtagatgaaacaaaaataagaaaattttccAGGAATGATCCGCTGATCATAAAAAATTCTGAGACAGATAcccttttaaaaatgttagaagATCTACCGCTGACAAAtataaaagatgttaaaaaaagtgcTGCAAATGAAAACGAGGAAATTATCAATacacttaaagaaaaaatgaatagtGAAAAGCTTGAACGATATCAAGTTGCAAAAATGGAAGAAGACGCGGCATTATTGCAGCTTTTAGAAAAAGATGAAGCTACTAAAAAAGCTGCACAAGATGCACTAAACTCGATTACTTCTATGTAA
- the LOC100211623 gene encoding cilia- and flagella-associated protein 53 isoform X2, which yields MTLLYAFTIVAISSVASGWSTLEKPAPNNKLNQEAACSDAFESCYLFANECGKRSVKLQCPKTCGLCRAVYPMSCHASEYGCCWDSITLSGPNGDGCPVCEDKLSGCPKLKYKCFSDAVKQACPFTCNVKDCVFTSGHCEDDPQQAHFCELFKNSGFCQNDIPLMVKVCKKTCDLCAYVTNPDKANPAKKSEEDELIEKLQKQVEDAIAKKQSNFEPLFKENEPKIDTKANLQEFLEEKIRQEKLEQDKKDINTDLSKKSQEYKKNIQSESTNKEAENTIKQSDITEMHSENSNKKSEGIEKNRDNSNTPGSDKETDQFSIKIISVEDKRAEPQKKESKESREHNNNGLHNIIENSNVTVENLETEKEAEESLLELIKKEQKKNSESASEVLKRLNEVVDETKIRKFSRNDPLIIKNSETDTLLKMLEDLPLTNIKDVKKSAANENEEIINTLKEKMNSEKLERYQVAKMEEDAALLQLLEKDEATKKAAQDALNSITSM from the exons ATGACATTATTGTATGCTTTCACAATTGTTGCGATTTCATCAGTGGCAAGTGGATGGAGCACTCTGGAAAAACCTGCGCCTAACAATAAATTGAATCAAGAAGCAg CCTGTTCCGATGCGTTTGAATCCTGTTATTTATTTGCAAACGAATGTGGGAAAAGAAGTGTGAAACTCCAGTGCCCAAAAACTTGTGGATTATGCC gTGCTGTTTATCCCATGTCCTGTCATGCAAGTGAATACGGATGTTGCTGGGATAGCATAACGCTATCAGGGCCCAACGGCGATGGCTGTCCAG TTTGTGAAGACAAGTTGAGTGGATGTCCCAAGTTAAAGTACAAATGCTTTAGTGATGCAGTAAAACAAGCCTGCCCTTTTACATGCAATGTAAAAGATTGCGTTTTTACATCTG gtcaTTGTGAAGATGATCCACAGCAAGCTCATTTTtgtgaattatttaaaaatagtggtTTTTGCCAAAATGACATACCCCTCATGGTAAAGGTGTGTAAAAAAACATGTGACCTGTGTGCTTATG TTACGAACCCTGATAAAGCAAATCCAGCGAAAAAATCTGAAGAAGATGAGCTAattgaaaaacttcaaaaacaagTTGAAGACGCTATagcaaaaaaacaatcaaacttTGAGCCTTTGTTTAAAGAAAACGAACCCAAGATTGACACCAAAGCTAACTTGCAAGAGTTTCTTGAAGAGAAAATTAGACAAGAAAAATTGGAGcaagataaaaaagatataaacacggacttatcaaaaaaatcacaagagtacaaaaaaaatattcaatctGAAAGCACCAATAAAGAAGCTGAAAATACCATCAAACAATCGGATATTACCGAGATGCATAGcgaaaatagcaacaaaaaatcAGAAGGTATCGAAAAAAATCGCGACAATTCTAACACACCGGGATCTGATAAAGAAACCGATCAGTTTTCGATTAAGATTATATCTGTAGAAGACAAAAGAGCTGAACCTCAGAAAAAGGAAAGCAAAGAATCTCGTGAACACAATAACAATGGTTTACACAACATTATAGAAAATTCAAACGTCACAGTAGAAAACTTAGAAACGGAAAAAGAAGCAGAAGAGTCTTTACTCGAATTGAtcaaaaaagaacaaaagaaaaattcagAGAGCGCATCAGAAGTATTAAAACGTCTAAATGAAGTTGtagatgaaacaaaaataagaaaattttccAGGAATGATCCGCTGATCATAAAAAATTCTGAGACAGATAcccttttaaaaatgttagaagATCTACCGCTGACAAAtataaaagatgttaaaaaaagtgcTGCAAATGAAAACGAGGAAATTATCAATacacttaaagaaaaaatgaatagtGAAAAGCTTGAACGATATCAAGTTGCAAAAATGGAAGAAGACGCGGCATTATTGCAGCTTTTAGAAAAAGATGAAGCTACTAAAAAAGCTGCACAAGATGCACTAAACTCGATTACTTCTATGTAA